One Trichomycterus rosablanca isolate fTriRos1 chromosome 10, fTriRos1.hap1, whole genome shotgun sequence DNA window includes the following coding sequences:
- the tmem106a gene encoding transmembrane protein 106A isoform X1, with product MSTENIMTDSGNKSKQRPPRWLDYGSINAEGRWDTCPTCQGTGRIPRGQEATLVAVIPCSDQRLKPRHTKLYVFISVTLSLLTCFLILYFLFPRSMDISPVTLQSSAIYFTPNKIEMIITNRLNLSNQNFVMIEVRDLDLQVLINETVVGRTKIPNVTSVPPRSQKTFTVVTNNTIDDPGLNNYCKLTSIRIHTLFLHLQMTVKASYLSHEEQLSIDTFEYVDCGRNTTVPHTLPQFH from the exons ATGAGTACAGAAAACATCATGACTGACAGCggcaacaaaagcaaacagaggCCTCCAAGGTGGCTGGACTATGGCAGCATCAATGCGGAAGGCCGTTGGGACACATGTCCTACCTGCCAAGGCACAGGACGAATACCAAGAG GTCAGGAAGCCACACTGGTAGCAGTTATTCCATGCAGTGACCAAAGGCTAAAGCCTCGTCATAC GAAGCTGTATGTATTCATTTCGGTTACATTGTCTCTCCTGACTTGTTTCCTGATCCTGTACTTCCTCTTTCCTCGGAGCATGGACATATCCCCTGTAACTCTTCAGTCCTCAGCCATCTATTTCACACCCAATAAAATTGAGATGATAATTACT AACAGACTAAACCTCAGCAATCAAAACTTTGTCATGATTGAAGTTCGTGATCTGGATTTGCAAGTCCTGATTAATGAGACAGTGGTTGGAAGGACCAAAATTCCAAATGTGACCTCAGTCCCTCCACGCTCGCAGAAAACA TTCACTGTGGTAACTAACAACACCATTGATGATCCTGGCCTGAA TAACTACTGCAAGTTGACTTCCATTCGGATCCACACCCTGTTTTTGCATTTGCA AATGACTGTAAAGGCCTCCTACCTTTCTCATGAGGAACAACTGTCTATTGATACATTTGAATATGTTGATTGCGGAAGAAACACGACAGTTCCTCATACTCTTCCACAGTTTCACTGA
- the tmem106a gene encoding transmembrane protein 106A isoform X2 translates to MTDSGNKSKQRPPRWLDYGSINAEGRWDTCPTCQGTGRIPRGQEATLVAVIPCSDQRLKPRHTKLYVFISVTLSLLTCFLILYFLFPRSMDISPVTLQSSAIYFTPNKIEMIITNRLNLSNQNFVMIEVRDLDLQVLINETVVGRTKIPNVTSVPPRSQKTFTVVTNNTIDDPGLNNYCKLTSIRIHTLFLHLQMTVKASYLSHEEQLSIDTFEYVDCGRNTTVPHTLPQFH, encoded by the exons ATGACTGACAGCggcaacaaaagcaaacagaggCCTCCAAGGTGGCTGGACTATGGCAGCATCAATGCGGAAGGCCGTTGGGACACATGTCCTACCTGCCAAGGCACAGGACGAATACCAAGAG GTCAGGAAGCCACACTGGTAGCAGTTATTCCATGCAGTGACCAAAGGCTAAAGCCTCGTCATAC GAAGCTGTATGTATTCATTTCGGTTACATTGTCTCTCCTGACTTGTTTCCTGATCCTGTACTTCCTCTTTCCTCGGAGCATGGACATATCCCCTGTAACTCTTCAGTCCTCAGCCATCTATTTCACACCCAATAAAATTGAGATGATAATTACT AACAGACTAAACCTCAGCAATCAAAACTTTGTCATGATTGAAGTTCGTGATCTGGATTTGCAAGTCCTGATTAATGAGACAGTGGTTGGAAGGACCAAAATTCCAAATGTGACCTCAGTCCCTCCACGCTCGCAGAAAACA TTCACTGTGGTAACTAACAACACCATTGATGATCCTGGCCTGAA TAACTACTGCAAGTTGACTTCCATTCGGATCCACACCCTGTTTTTGCATTTGCA AATGACTGTAAAGGCCTCCTACCTTTCTCATGAGGAACAACTGTCTATTGATACATTTGAATATGTTGATTGCGGAAGAAACACGACAGTTCCTCATACTCTTCCACAGTTTCACTGA